A window of the Canis lupus baileyi chromosome 1, mCanLup2.hap1, whole genome shotgun sequence genome harbors these coding sequences:
- the INAFM1 gene encoding putative transmembrane protein INAFM1, translated as MRGTSCVGGGGESPGGAGLSEGPRGRWLRLAPVCAYFLCVSLAAVLLAVYYGLIWVPTRPPAGPAGPPPSALSPPCAARPGAPPAPAPAAASVSCLLGAPGGPRPQLELPRSRRRRRRHSDPSRRPSRQTPRETPEAVGGRGPG; from the coding sequence ATGCGGGGCACGAGCTGcgtgggcggcggcggcgagagCCCGGGTGGCGCCGGGCTGAGCGAAGGCCCGCGCGGCCGCTGGCTGCGCCTTGCCCCGGTCTGCGCCTACTTTCTCTGCGTCTCGTTGGCCGCCGTGCTGCTCGCCGTCTACTACGGTCTCATCTGGGTTCCCACGCGGCCCCCCGCGGGGCCCGCCGGCCCGCCGCCCAGCGCGCTGTCCCCTCCGTGCGCCGCCCGCCCGGGCGCGCCGCCCGCCCCGGCGCCCGCCGCTGCCTCGGTCTCCTGCCTCCTGGGAGCCCCCGGCGGGCCGCGACCCCAGCTCGAGCTGccgcgcagccgccgccgccgccgccgccacagcGACCCCagccgccgcccgagccgccAGACACCCAGAGAGACGCCGGAGGCCGTGGGGGGGCGAGGACCCGGGTAA